The nucleotide sequence tgaaattacattttaaagcttCTGTGGCTCTGAAGTGGATTTCTTTGGTCTTCACAAAATTAATGCTTTACAGCTTGCTTTTTTGCCAATTTCTTTCAATAAGTCAATACCTTTCATCATCTAGTAGAGAACCAGTTTACAGGAATGACTAAGAAAATTGAAACAAGTACTGATTTCATGTAATAAATTGGGTTATTTTGTGATAAGTAATTGTTTGCTTTTAGTCTGttgttctgtttatttattttcacatgcAGGGGGGAAAGAATTTGGTGTTACTGTGAGAGATGCAGTTTGCCAAACGACTCTACCTAGTTATGGGAAGTTTTGAATAAACTCcctatttggtttggtttgcatttCCAAGGTTGGACTTTCTGAAGGTCACAGGGCATAAAATAAGGCTGCTGTCTGATAAGAAATCAAAGAAATGAAAGACAACGGATAAATGGACTTCAAAAGAAAGCCGAGTATGGCCCTCTGCACACCAGCTTTTTCTGTCATCACGGTGGCTTTTCTACAAGAGCAGTGCATGCACACCATGACGCATCAACAGGCTGAGTGCAGAAAATGGGTGATCAAGAACTTAGCAGCATCTGTAACTGAGGAAACTGGTACAAATGCTAGATTTCATTTACCTAtctctttatatttctttttctggGAAGAGCTTTTGAAGACATTCTGTGATGTCTTTGTTGTTTCATCTGTAGCAATCTGTGATAGTGCAAGCAAATCTCCATGGAGTCAGTTGCTATGAAAACTAGCTCCTAGGAACTAGACGTTAGTGCTTGGGTTGGTATTGCAGAAGAGATTTGCAACGTCGTCACTTCTGACGTCAATTAGTATATAGAGTGGGAATCAACAGGTTGGAAAAGAGCAGTCCCAGAGACCCCATGAATGGATGGCAGAAGTGATGTGTGCAGGTTTCAAGAATTTTTGCACCATAAATGGTTGTTGGCTAGTATGTAATTTACTGTTGTTGTTGTGGCTATTTTTCCTAATCTACAAAGCTTCAAAAAGTCTGACAACAGTTTTAGGCACAATAATTTTGACAAGAGGGACTAAATTTATCCTGCAGCACACAAGGAGTTGGTCTTGGTGTCCTCCTTTCTCTAAACATTTCACTTGTTCCGTGACTTGGCCTCATGTTGACATGCTGTGGATGAAATCTTTGCGAGTCACAATTAATTGGTTTGCTGCTGGTTCCAAGGCAATAGGATTTCTGTCCCCTATCTCTAGCATAAAAAGGAATGACCTTCTCTGCTGCTGCTCCAAGAAGCAGATAAACACATCGTGTGGGCATGACTTCGAAGGAAGAGGAGATGTTTTCCCTCTGCTGCCCTCTGTCTCTCCTTCCCTCAGCACTGCGGGGAGAAGCTGCAGGGAGGATGCAAGCGTGATGACTCTTTGTGAAGGAGACCATTGATGGTGGGGTTTGTTGCCGTTAAACTGCTTCTTAATCACAATGTTTTATACAGTGAGGGTTAGGACCGTAGCAGTGGCACAAGGAATTTGAGCCAAAGCCCTGAATTTTCATCACTCCAGGCAGGCAGAGGAGTTGTCTCTCTCTAAATATATTTAGGGATTTCTGCAGCTAAATGCCATAATCAATGACAACATTTCAAATGAATAGCCCTACACATATATTCTGTGACTGCAATGTGAATAATTGTGAACGCTCCTCAATCTTCCCCTTCCCACTCCACTCTCCTCCCTCAGCCTAAGTACAAACACTCATTTCAGGGCTAAAGATATACTCTTAAATCAGTTCTgacatttctttgttgttgcctaaCGAAGGCTGGGTTGATGGGCTAAAGGGAAGTTTTATGTAAGTCCTTGCTGAGATGTTGTAGGACTGGAAGTGGGCAGCAGTTGCAAATGTTAGCATTTGTCTCCAGAGTTTATTTAACTGCAAGCCTGGATATCTGCATGGTATATGGGGCTTTATCCCTTTCCTCCTTGGCTTTCTGAGTCCCAGTGAAATGTCACAGTCCCAAGGGCTGTGGGATTCAAAGAGCAGCCACGTTGTTGTCCCCACCAAGTTAACGAGGTGCCTCTGTGTGCCTGTGTTTTTGGGGAGATGTCCCACCAGGGATGTGTCAGCTTCCAACCCTTTCCGAACACTTTtacactctgcttctttcattAATTTGGTTATTTGTTAAGCTTGTTGCTGAGCAAGTCAAATTGACCCACATCTGGTTAACAAAGCCTGAAATAATTGTGACTAAGTCAAAGCAGTGCTGAAGGGGAACATGAGCCACACAGACCAGGCTAGTTTTCTGGCCCTACTGATCATACTTACTCCTTGCTGGGTTTATCCAGGTGTCAAGGAAGGGCTTGAATGGCAGTCCAGGCTGCCTTATAGTCTGGTATTTTGTCCTATCTTTGTAACCTGGACTTATACAGGGATTTACAGACCAACGGTGATAAGCTAGTTTTCTTACATGGTCTGGAGAAGCTTGCTTTGCTGTGTTGTCATTATCCTAAGGAGTGAAAATGCCCAGTTCAAAATGGGGGATTCTTGTGGTCAGCTGTAGGTTAGGGTGGCAGGACAGTTTTGGTCTTTGAAGATTAGATAGGTCAGTGAAAGTAAGTCAGTAAGTCCATGAGACCAACAATGGTGGCAAACCTGCTGTTGCgattaaatagagaaaataatttcaacaCTGTTAATGAGTGTGGCTGCCTAGACTACAGCTAGTTTTTAGTTTGCTTTATCGTGCAAGatccaatatttaaaaaataagataaaccTGACTTTTTCATGGCAGAAGTGCTTTGGGTGCATTCTGCTATTCAGAAAGCAATCAGATTCTTCAGGACTAGAGGCAGCTGAGGCATGTCATCTTCATTAAAAACCTTGGGATCTACAGCTGAGAGACCATATGTTGAGCTTCCCTAGACCTGACTGTGCCCACTGAACTGCAACTGAACTTGCTGGGTGAAGTACAACTCCAGATTTTGCAGATGGAGGCATTAGGGAAAAGTCTTTAGGTTATTGAGCAGATTCACTGAGTAGGTCTTATTTGGAGAATATAACTTAATGAAGCCAGAAGTATTGTCCTGGGTGCAGATTGTGGCAATATAACTAACACTGTTAACTTCATTTCTGTTGCATATGGTTGTAAAGGGGAAGTGGCCTCAAATTCATGTAATCTCTGCAGGAGGACTTCAGGGAGGTTACTGTTGATAGCGTTTTTCTGATACATATGTTAGGCCTATTCTTTGCTGCTAGCATGGTAAATGCTTAAAGGGTTCCTTATGGACAGAACTGGTAAGAGGTAACATTGTGGGAACTCCTCATGTTTCACTATTCCATGGTGATGTTCTGTTTTCATAGTAGGCTGGATGATGAAAAGCAATTGGGAAAAGTTGTGCCTGCTCTTTGCAGCAAGAAATCTTAGTAGAAAGTGTTTTGGTGTTGTATTCACCTGTGCTAACTTTCTGATTGTTGGCTGTGCTCTTCCATATCTGTTGCCAAAGTACCTACCAATAGTGCATATTGGGTACGATATGGTATGTGGCAATAAAACAAGCTCTAAACATGGGGCCTGGAACATGAGATTTCTGTTAGACTGAAAATGTGAAACTAGGGTGCCGTTTCTCCTCAGAATCACAGCAAATCAACAGAGATGTGGGTGGGCACCAGCAACCATTACACAAAGCCAGTGAGTGGGGCATGAGCAAAGAGGGGGTCTAAACTATCTTGAGGAAGACTCAAGCCTGCTAAATACCGTTGCAGcccagaagctgacagagacttaCTCTTCTTAGGTGTGAGTTGTGATTGTCAAGGTTTTCAGCTCCTTTATCTGTAGGCTCCTTTATCTGACTGGTTATTCTAGAGCTCTCCTGGTCTTTCCTCACATCCCTCTAAGAGAGAGTTGCCTTTTCCCACACTTTCTGATCCCAGATGCTCCACCTCTTTTAAAAGCTCTGACTTCTTTCAGAAGCTGAAATGCTTAAGAGCTTCTTGTGAATTTAGCCAAGGTCTAGCAGTGATATTTGTCTCCCAAAGAAAAGATAGCTGGTTCAAGCAGTACTGTAGCTCACCAAAAAGGCAACAGCTCCTCAGACATGGGTCTAATCTGCACTCCCAGCCCATGAAAGCAATTTGCAGGGCAAATATACTGTGCTACACCTCCAGTTCATGCAGGTGTTTGCCTGGTTCAGCTGGATTGTGTCATCCCAGGGAAAAAAGTGAAATTTGAGATAACAATAGCAATTTTACTGTCCTGGTAGACCATTTTCTTTGTCCTTTTATATGTTGTATGGCTGACCTGAGTCTTCCTGACTTGCCAAGGTATTGTTGCACTTTGGTAGTCAGGCGGTGATCAGTGACTTTCACTGAGTTCTACGTTCCCTCCTTTGGACGCCCTGTCCATGCCATCACATTAAGGTACATTATCTTTCCGGGCATGTGTGTTTTTAAGAATGTATAGTGTCTTTCAAAGAATGAGATTGTATCAGTTTTCCCTTGCCATGACTCCAAGGATGGGGAATGGTCTGGTAATGGCTCCCTCAAATTGTGGGGAGATGTGGGTCTCATCTCTGGAGCTGGGACTTAAACTCTCAGATTCTTGAACTGGTCATTTGCCTGGGCTGAGTTTTTTTTCGTATAGTACACATGAGAATGCTGCTATACTTGACCACCTTCCAGCAAAGAAAGCTGAAGACTGGATTGTCAGGTAACACAATATCAATCAAGGATGAGCTAAAGTCTGTTTTCCATTCCCTTTAAATCCACATATAGGCCACACATTATCCCAGGGATTGGCTAGCTTGTTCTCAGATAAATTAGTTTTGTTCTTTTCATAGAGCAGTTTACCAGTGGTGAAAAACATGCTCTGAGTTTACTAAGCTTCTCCCACTTCTCTGTGTGAAGGTTATATGATATGAATCCATTTGAAACTTATCTTGGGTGCATGGTAAGGCTTTGCCAGGTCACATCACTAAGACACACTCATGCTCTCATTTGTGCTACCAAACGTTATTCTTGACTTCATATTTCCTTTTGCAAATACTGCAGTGGATGTGACACACACAGGCAGCTCCTGTTCGAGCAGCTTGCACTGACCTTGTGCTGGACCTGTCTGATGTGCCTCTGGCCACATCTGCACCCTCCAGGACCAGCCCAGCTTTGCTCTTGTGGTGGTTCCTTGCAGCAACCAGGCTGGCTGGCATACAGTGTCAAAAGCTACCGGGGAGTGTCAGATATCAGCAAGGGAGGGTGTTTATTGAAGTGATTTCTGTAAGTCCTTCCACTCCCATTTTACGCGGTTACATCCTATTACGTAAATAAATGTTGTGTGTTTGTTATTCCCAAAAGGCTTTTGTCTCATTCAATGAGCATTGAAGATGATGACTATTGGCACAGACAGCTGGTAGACAtttatttttggatttttttagtttttatcaTTCAGTGTGGCCCTGATTTTTGTATTAATAAGGGGATTATTACTTTCCATTAAGTAATTTTCTTATTGTTCTGCGTTCTTATTGTATTACTATTTATTACTTAaatcttaaatttatttttgtccttCTCCTGTGTATCAAGAAGGATGCatactttcttcctttttatgaAGAGCTATTGTTTTATATAGAGATTACAACctccaaaaaaatccaaaccccaacTCTCAGTACTATGTATTAAATACATATTTGTGCACTCAAAACTGTAGAGAAAAACATAGGCCCAGGTGACAGGCTCCTGTTCTCTCCTGCAGTCACTGCAGTTCACTTAGCTACCTCTCTTAATCTGAATGCGGATATACGAAGTTTTGTAGGAGTCTTCCAGGCACAAAGCATCTTGAAGGATCTGTGTAGATGTATATCAAATAGTACCTTTATTCTTCTGAAGAAGATCTCATTTTCAGCTTTTAGCCTGCTTCATCTTGAATCACAAAACTGCCATTGCAGGAACATATGCTGACCATGAAGACCTctgaggttattttttttttttttttacaattgcaCAGTATTGGAGCTTTCCATATACCTAGATCATCAATGCAGGAATGGATTTGGGCCAGCTACTGTGGAGTCTTGGCTTCAGACTACATACTAGACATAACCACATTTGACCCTGCAGGCATCCTCACCTTGGTCTGTAGAGTTCCTGGAGTGCTGGAAAGATCCTTCGCATTTGTTGATGTACTGAGAAGGTTCAGACTCCAACCCTTCCATGATTTGAGAGGTAAGCAGAGGGACACATACAGCCTTGCAAGAGAACGTGGTTTGCCAGGCTGGCTTGTCTCCAGGATAGTTGAAGATACAGACCTGGCAGTATTACCCACCTTTTTTATTATTGACTGGGGTGAGAACATTCACCAGGGTTGAAGGAAAATGATGTTCTTGTCCAGCCATGCCCTCTTGACAGAATTTTGTCTCCGTCTTGTACTCCTAAGGAGTGCCAAACAGCAGAACATGCTTGGATGGATCTCTCTGGTCAGTCTGAGCAGCAAAGAATGAAGGATTTGTAGGAGTGGAGAGAGAACCAGCAATGGGGTGCAAGTCTGAGTAGTTCACATTGTAACAAAGTCACTGTCTAAAGGGAGGTAGAGGGGGACTTCCTGTTTTCTGGTCTCTGCTTCAAGAAATGCTTTTACATGAGTCATTAGATAAAAAGGCATAATAGCACTGAGAACAGGGAGTGGACTGCAGTATGCTATCCCACTCCCTCCAACTACACACTCCAGTTATTCATGTTACCCTTAGAAATGTCAAAGCTATTAAGAAATTTTGCTGTGCATTTCAATGTGCTGACACCCTAAAGGATTTTCAGCTTGGCAAAAAATTCAGCAGAGGAAATGTGGGCCCAAAAGTTTTTCTTGGCATAAATGAACAAATGATAAGTGtagcttttatttattattttttttactccCCTAAATGAGAAATGTGGAAATTGAACACAAGTAAGTAGCCCAAGTGAAAGGGTTGGTCAGTGACAGGGATGTTGGTAATCCTCCTGCAAGGCCAAGTTGTACAcatgaatattaatgaatgcccTTCACGATTAATAACTGCAGTGATTATGATATAATACTGACCTGTTGATGATTATGAATAATATTTGTAATGAGAAGAAATCAAGTAAGAGCTGATGAGATTTTGAAGCACCTGTAAATACATTAATTACATAATCATTAAGAACTCACCTGCTGAGTGTACTAATCAATAGCTAAACAAAACAATTAGCTAACATTTGGAAATTGATATGTAGAGTAGCTAAAGGCAGATTTTAAAGCATGGCTTAAGGGCTTCAACCATTTTGCCAAATGAATTTTATTATATTCAGGCATGTAATTTTTGCTGGAGTGCTTTAATGATGTCAACAGGGCTGTAAGTACAAAAATGGATGATGAACAGctagcagggatttttttttggctGAGTTTCTTGCATCTAGCAGTGAAACATAGCTTATCTGTCTCAGATTCTGGTGAAACAAGCCAGCAAATGCTGAGAGCATCCTTTGGAAATGGTAGGATTGCTTGGCCTACTGCCTTCTGCCAAACGACGCTACTTAGTTTTAGTGTGCCATACATGAAACCAACCCCAACACTTAAAAGATATCACGATCATGTCCAGGGCTGAGCCAGAGAGACAGAAGGAGCCTATCTGGTGGAGTTTCTACACCAAAGGAAGGAAGACCTGAATATTGTGCTCCACCCACATGACAGGAGACCATTTGGATACTAGTAATAGTCAGAAGAGCTCATTCATGCAGGCTGGCACCAATCCCTTCAATACCCAACACACTGAAACAAGCCTCTGGCAGAGGTAGCAGAAGCAGCAGGTCCTATTTGCCAGCCCATGCTGCCTGTTACCGTGTGCCTTCACACAAGGTGAAGCAGTAGCACTAGGGTGGGATGTCCTCTCTTGTTGAGATGTGACATCTGGCCCTGCCTTTGGCACACCCATTGACTTTTTGCATTAATGTAAAACTATAGCATTTCTAAAGAGAAAGCACTGGGAGCAGGTAGCCCTTTGCTTCGACAAGGTGAGTGGGAGCTCTCTTGTAAGACCATCCCAGATGGGATGGTCCATTGTAAAAGAAAATCCATGTTGTGGGGAGCAGCGAGGTTATGGGGAGGACTAATTTGACTCCAGGACTCCCTATGCTGTTTGCACTGTACTTCGTTCTTGCTGAGTAAAAAGTGTAAAACCCCATCATGTCCCTTCAGCATATTTAAACTGTGTCTAGCCTTGCTGACTGCCTCAAGCCCCTGGGCTCTTTGTTCTTCTCTGACCAGCAGCATGAGCTGGACAGGCAGAGGAACCCATCTGCGGGGGCAGCAGCAGTGACCAGCCTTGTCTGGGCACGTGTGGGACCAGAGACAAGGAGAAGAAACACAGCATGCAGGCAAACTGTTTTACAAATTGATTTGTGTTGATTCAGATGCTTGAAACTCTGAAGAACATTTCCTTACCTGTACTCGAGTGGTAATGGATTCTGGACCTTTTCTTCTGCCTTCAGCCACTTGCTGCTGTCACAGGTGCAGCTACAGGGCACTGGTGCGTTTGGGGTGGAAGCTTTTTAGCCTGAATAACGACAAATGTGCTCTTGCTGTTACCATACCTGGAGCACAAGCTGCTGCCTGCAAAGGCAtccatccctcttttcccttgtgTGACCTGCAAAACCAGATATTCTGGTCTACAGTTATGCAGTCCCATGATATTATTATATGTTCACAAAGAAGAGTAGCCGTAGGCCCTGCAGGAAGGAGGTCTACCGCAGCCTGGCCAAGGCTTGTGCTGTATTGGCTGTTTCCAGTTGTCTGTCAGCAGGTATGCATCCTTTGGCTCCTGGCCTCTTGCTTCCCTGATTATCTCGTTCTCCTCCTCTTATATTTTTCCTCTGCTCCTATTCTGATTCATGTTTTCtactccctcctcttcctccagtcTAACGTGACCATATGCACTCAATGGCATACGAACTAGCAGAGATTTCAGCTGGCATGCTCAGTGCAGGAATTTGTGGGTGCTCTTGGAAATGGCCTTGTTGCTGCACCTTCCCCATTGCCTTTTTTACATCTTTCTCTGTCAAGAGTCTGAATCCTGCAGATCAACTACAGTGCAGCAGGGCAAGAATTTTCCCGGTCATCCATaaattagtggaaatacagaCTGAAACCTAGCCTGGCATCTATGGCCTTGGAGCATCTATGGGCAGGTCTGGCACACCTGTCTGGCACACCTATGGCTGCAGGTACCTCTGAGAACCGCAGCCGATGGAGCTGTGTGGCTGTCATCCTCTTTGGAGGAAAACCTGAGCACTGTCGGCAGCAAGAAGGCTCAGTCCAGCGTGGCTACCAAGGCAGATTTTATGCTACATCTAGGAGCTTTCAAAACTGTGTGCCAGCTTTGGCAAACCCAGCCAGGCTTCATCCAGCTGCAACAGGAGTTTGCTCTAAATGATTTAATCTATTTCTGCAGTTATGGTATGCACTTCTATCTGGAAGCaaactgtttgcttgtttgtttttaattatttatggtAATGAAATAGCACCAGTATCTTAAAATTTTCCACAAAAATGAATACTCTTGTAGTTCAGGTCTGTGGCCATGAAAGAAAACATGGTTCCCCAATGTCGCTTAtaatgtttatttgtttttaacttcAAACACAGGTGATGTTCTCAAAACAAATAAAGCAATGGAGGAAATGAAGGCGGCTCTCTTTGTAACTGTCCCAAGAAACACATCTGGAAAAGCATACTTTTGCAAAACAGCTACAATTTAGCACACCCAGACAGTGAGATTCCAGAAAGTCATAAATAGCAGTGAAGTTAGCAATtaatgttgttgggtttttcttttcttccttgtttaGTTTGCAAATGGCACTAAACGAACCCACAATTTCCACAGTTAATCCAGAGACATTTTTACAGAAGTCTCTGATTATGCAGTTAATTTCCAAGATGGGAAATTATGAAGACGTATCTCCTTTGAATCTGTAAAATAAACTGGAATAATTGGATATTATTACATGTGATAGTCTTGCTACCAATTTAAGCCTACAGCTCAACTATTTGAATCAATCTCCTTAGTTGCTACTTAGTTACGTTTACCTAAAAGTCATTTTTTACCCATAGGCAGGTACAAAAACCTTCTTTAGAAGCAGCAGTGAAGTGTTGGATTATGTTTTGTAAATAGGTCTGATGCCACACTTCATCAGTAGTCTTAAAACTGTAGTGTAATTTTTGGTTTCATTGCCTGTACAACATCTTTTGCTCCACCATGTAGAAAAACCACCAGTTTGGAGACAGATCACTAAAATTAAAAGCCAGCTTTCCTGAGTCCTGCTCACTGGGAAGGTCAGGGAAGGAGGTAATAGTTCTGCAGACCAATGAGGAAAAGTATGAAGCCACTGTTCAGACTGCAGCCACTAACAAATGCCAAGATCTACAGCTCCTAGCACCCATGTAGACACACACAGAGTCAGGCACAGGGGATCAGATGCACAAccatgcagggacaggatctgggagCCCGTGGCAGGCACCCATCGGTGCCCGCAGGGAGCAGATGGCTTTGCCTGCCAGTCCACAGCtgttggagctgcagcagctccatggcAGTCTCAGCAGGGCCTGTCTTCTCCTACAGCGCCATGGAAAACTGTCCTCTATGGCTGGGACTCCTGAAGAGCAAAAACCATATTTGGAAATGTAATGTCCTAATTAGTAACATTTGGATAGGGACAGATTAATTATTTATGTTAGCTAATGCCTGCTCTTCACAAGTCATTCCTCCTTTTCCTGCATGAATGTGAAGATCAAATGTTTCTGGCACTGGGTGTTATGCCCACATTGTAATGTGCTTCATGGCTTTTTGTACCTACATAGAAGGAAAATATCACTTTACCATCTGATTTGCTTGAGTTGCATAGTCATCAGTGCTATAGAAAGAAACAGATGGACTGGGAATTAAGAAATCACTCAAGCGCTGATTTGAAGCGCGTCTTCCTGAACACAAAGTGAGTGCATGTGTTAGGTGGCCAAAAAACTTACAGTCTATCACATTCAATATCAGGGTTATTAGATGGTGTATCAAGAATACCAAAATACACTTCCCTGTTTGCTGGAGGTGGGGTATTGGTAGGACTTCCCACCCCAGAATCAGGGCTTGGTGCAGGGTGCATTTCTCCCGCATACTTCTCTTCTTTCTGAGAAGGTTCTTGTTGTTTTTGCTTGAGGTTTTTGAAACGTTTGAGCTTCACAGGGTCCTTGACTTCCTTGGCACAATGGAACAGGATGAAAATGTCCCTCCGAAATTTGGAGCTCATTCCAAAGTAGATAATGGGATTATAGAAGCTGGCAGACTTAGCAAACAAACTGGCAAGGATGCTGGTAAGATTGGGCACAGGGTAACCATAGGCAGACCATATGGAGATGACAGCATATGGTGACCATGCGATAATGAAGGCTGTGCAAATTACAATAGAAACctaaaaaaacagaagaagaatAGTCTTAAATCTATTCTGGAAGACTACATCAAGGAAACAATACACTGGGAATAGCAGCTTGGATGCTAATTTTGACCTGGTGGTGTGCTTGAGCAATGCCTCATCTAATGGAATGAAAGTAGCTACAGTCTCCTGCATGTTTATATGAATTAAGAGGGTTTTGGGTGGACATAAGTCGATGGTAAATAAATTGAAAGCTCCACTGTAACTTCTGTATATGCTTAGAAGTAAGGTAACTTCTGAAAGAAAAGAGCATATGCCAAACCAAACTTTTGATTTTGGGCAGTATAACCCACTCCAATTATATTTAGGTTATTTTTCACATGTTACATAGCACAAATACTAACCAACTGTTAGGGTAGCAGTTTTAAACAATTCTCATATTCTTCACTGAGTTCAGACTCTGTAACTAGAATTTATAGAGAAATGAAATGTGACTGAtacattctgttctgttctagttGGGACCAATTTTGGGAAAGACATTTAATTGAGGTAAATTCCACCCAACGTGAAACCCAAACTCACCCTGGTGACGTCCCGCTCCATTCTCCTCTGTCTGTCTGTGGGATCACCCAGTCCTGTTAATGCATGACTTAGCTTGACGGTATTGATAATTGACACATATGAGAAGACCATGACTGTTACAGGTAGGAAAAAACAGCAGATAAAAATTGAGACAATGTAGGACTTGTAAATTGTTGAGAAGTTGGCTTTTGCCCAGTCTATCTCACATGTGCCATACATACgatctggaaaacaaaaataagttgGTTAGCATTTTTAGAATATTAATCTGGTTTTGAATGATTAATTTATCCGTTCAAATGCTGTAGTTTTCTTCTTTTGAGCATTAAAGAATGGATTAATCTTTCTGTGGCATAATTTTATACCTAAATAATTTTTCAAGACCAGCTACACTGTAGCAAGTTTTTATGTGTATTATTATTCTGTCCTGTTTAGATTTTCAGTGTAAATTCATAATGCACAAACTGTTGTTTCAGAACAGGAAATCACAATACTTTATTAGAAATAAAATGGGTATTCATTCAACAGGTTTGATATTGACTGTTATCTACCCTTATTTATAATAATTTTCTACGCAGTAACTTCGTAAGATGAGCATAACAAGCAATTGTAAAGAGACATATGCTAAATGTAAAAAGTCACTACTtaataaaataggaaataaaaatcttgagggttttttagtagaaacaaaaaagcaacaaaattttTACTGTAGAAAAAGCCATGAGATCAAACCAATACACCTAATGATAAAGATTATGGGAACATGAAACATAAATACTTAGGGAGATATGAGACCCTTTGCTTAATGAGAAGCATACAGTTCTACAACTACAAAGGAGCTGCAGGCTCTTAAAAATGAGTTTAGGCAGATTGCAGAATTTGCAACTAGTGGGATTCACAAAAGGACACCAGCTGGTTGGGAACTAAAGGGCAATGGGAATAAGGTCCAGTCTCTGCTTAAATACTTTTATGAAAAACAGTTGACTTCTTTAGACTCTCTAATGTGTTTGCAAATGTATCCTCATATAAAACTTGAATTTGATAGCATTAGAAGTTTTCTATAGATTGTGAAtcgttgtttttttcttttccagtggaaaaagctggggtttttttctgacagCTATGGCAGCAAATCTAATTATAAATAAATGAAGCATGAACCAAAATTATGTAAGTCAAGTATTAACAAGTCCTGGAGATACGATACAGGTGAAGCCTGCATGATTTAGTAACTGATCTCTCCCTGACATCCAGTGAtaaatctggagaaaaaaaaaatgcccttaaTTCCTCGCAGGTGATAGGAGGTTTGAACAGGATGAATTAAAGGAGCAAAAGATTAAAATCTCCTTTGTGATTTTCATCAAAAAGAGCTCAGTATTTTTAACACCAAAAGCTTTAGCTGTTGCTGTCTGGATGTGTTCAGTAACAGAAACAGATTTTTGTCTCCTTTGCCTTTTTCATCAGTAGACCCTAAGTTTCAAAGAGATAACTATAAAAGCTGGCTTAATTCCAGGTTTCTGGTTTGTGAAATTTTTGACTGAAAAAAGAAAGCAGCCGCCAGGTGACATGAAAAGAAAATTCTGCAGGTTTTCTGTGAGTCAGAATTCAGAGCTGTGTTTTCTCCTACTGCAGAGACCCTAGCAAGTGGCATTTTCAAAAATCAGTGGGGTCCTTGGGgacccctgcagctgctgggaagaaGTGAGAGGTCCGAGGCAGCCAGGTGTAACGTGTTTTGTTCTGCCAGCACCTGCTGCATGCTCCACTGCCAGACTTGCCATTGCTGGGCT is from Patagioenas fasciata isolate bPatFas1 chromosome 3, bPatFas1.hap1, whole genome shotgun sequence and encodes:
- the LOC136100669 gene encoding visual pigment-like receptor peropsin; the protein is MSVQFSPQAPWRNNNISFLSREAAVTEQGETIIGFYLLALGWLSWFGNSIVIFVLYKQRHLLQPTDYLTFNLAVSDASISVFGYSRGIIEIFNVFRDDGFIITSIWTCQVDGFLTLLFGLASINTLTVISVTRYIKGCHPERGHCISNSSMTVALVLIWIAAFFWSAAPLLGWGSYTDRMYGTCEIDWAKANFSTIYKSYIVSIFICCFFLPVTVMVFSYVSIINTVKLSHALTGLGDPTDRQRRMERDVTRVSIVICTAFIIAWSPYAVISIWSAYGYPVPNLTSILASLFAKSASFYNPIIYFGMSSKFRRDIFILFHCAKEVKDPVKLKRFKNLKQKQQEPSQKEEKYAGEMHPAPSPDSGVGSPTNTPPPANREVYFGILDTPSNNPDIECDRL